Proteins from a genomic interval of Piscinibacter sp. HJYY11:
- a CDS encoding mechanosensitive ion channel family protein: MNNTTVDLQEFQELLRSLTTQSALTEAGVLLGCLGVSWLVCAALRRVLHIQGAVLFGRSVVDGVLFPVFALVLALIAKQLLVGVVKVAVFKVAIPILTSLLLIRLTVRVLTAAFPNSQWMRVIERFVSWIAWIAVVLWVTGVMPAVLEQLDGVRWKIGGAQISLRNLIEGTLTAGVVMVLALWISAAVERKIIRGTGDDLSMRKMAANIVRALLLFIGLLFAMSAVGIDLTALSVLGGAVGVGLGFGLQKIAANYVSGFVILAERSLRIGDMVKVDNFEGRITDIRTRYTVIRALNGREAIVPNEMLITQRVENSSLADPRLSISSTVQVAYGTDVQALQPKLVSAIAAVPRVLPDPAPAVQLSAFAADGMDLTLQFWIRDPENGQGAVKSEVNLAVLAVLNAEGIEIPFPQRVVHTRPLPAEATNKNAGE, translated from the coding sequence ATGAACAACACCACTGTCGACCTGCAAGAGTTCCAGGAGCTGCTGCGCAGCCTGACCACCCAGAGCGCACTCACCGAAGCCGGCGTGCTGCTCGGTTGCCTGGGCGTGTCGTGGCTGGTCTGCGCGGCCTTGCGCCGCGTGCTGCACATCCAGGGGGCCGTGCTCTTCGGTCGCAGCGTGGTCGACGGCGTGCTGTTCCCGGTCTTTGCGCTCGTGCTCGCGCTGATCGCCAAGCAACTGCTGGTCGGCGTGGTGAAGGTCGCGGTGTTCAAGGTGGCCATCCCGATCCTCACCTCGCTGCTGCTGATCCGTCTGACCGTGCGGGTGCTGACGGCCGCGTTCCCCAACAGCCAGTGGATGCGGGTGATCGAGCGCTTCGTCTCCTGGATCGCCTGGATCGCGGTCGTCCTGTGGGTGACCGGTGTCATGCCGGCGGTGCTGGAGCAGCTCGACGGCGTGCGCTGGAAGATCGGCGGCGCGCAGATCTCGCTTCGCAACCTGATCGAAGGCACGCTCACCGCGGGTGTGGTGATGGTGCTCGCGCTGTGGATCTCGGCGGCGGTCGAACGCAAGATCATCCGCGGCACCGGCGACGACCTCTCGATGCGCAAGATGGCGGCCAACATCGTGCGCGCGCTGTTGCTCTTCATCGGCCTGCTCTTTGCCATGTCGGCGGTCGGCATCGACCTCACGGCGCTCAGCGTGCTCGGCGGTGCGGTCGGCGTGGGCCTGGGCTTCGGTTTGCAGAAGATCGCCGCCAACTATGTGAGCGGTTTCGTCATCCTCGCCGAGCGCTCGTTGCGCATCGGCGACATGGTGAAGGTCGACAACTTCGAAGGCCGCATCACCGACATCCGCACCCGCTACACCGTGATCCGCGCCCTCAACGGCCGCGAAGCCATCGTGCCCAACGAGATGCTGATCACGCAGCGGGTCGAGAACTCGTCGCTGGCCGACCCGCGCCTGTCGATCTCGAGCACGGTGCAGGTCGCCTACGGCACCGACGTGCAAGCGCTGCAGCCCAAGCTCGTGAGCGCGATTGCGGCCGTGCCTCGCGTGTTGCCCGACCCGGCGCCGGCGGTGCAGCTCTCGGCCTTTGCCGCCGACGGCATGGACCTGACCCTGCAGTTCTGGATCCGCGACCCGGAGAACGGGCAGGGCGCGGTGAAGTCGGAGGTCAACTTGGCGGTGCTGGCGGTGCTCAATGCCGAGGGCATCGAGATTCCGTTCCCGCAGCGCGTGGTGCACACGCGCCCGCTCCCCGCAGAAGCCACGAACAAAAACGCCGGCGAGTAG
- a CDS encoding histone deacetylase family protein, with product MPTALYTHADCRAHDMGHGHPECPQRLDAIHDHLIATGLDVALEQREAPLVDLRDVELAHSAHYVAELKDRLEQLALTGESRAFDPDTAANGGTWAATQRAAGAAVAATDAVIDGEVDNAFCAVRPPGHHATRDETMGFCFFNNVAIAARHALDVRGLKRVAIVDFDVHHGNGTEDIVAGDDRILMVSFFQHPLYPYCGGVPKGENMVNLPIPPYTRGMEIRDMIEAMWMPRLEAFKPQMIFISAGFDAHREDELGQLGLVEADYEWITRRVKDVADRHAQGRIVSCLEGGYALGALSRSVATHLRVLADL from the coding sequence ATGCCCACCGCCCTCTACACCCACGCCGACTGCCGTGCTCATGACATGGGTCACGGCCACCCCGAGTGCCCGCAGCGGCTGGATGCCATCCACGACCACCTCATCGCCACCGGCCTCGATGTCGCCCTCGAGCAGCGGGAAGCACCGCTGGTGGACCTGCGCGACGTGGAGCTTGCCCACAGCGCGCACTACGTCGCAGAGTTGAAGGATCGGCTGGAGCAGCTCGCGCTCACCGGGGAGTCGCGTGCCTTCGACCCCGATACCGCCGCCAACGGTGGCACCTGGGCCGCCACGCAGCGCGCGGCCGGCGCGGCCGTCGCCGCCACCGATGCGGTGATCGACGGCGAGGTCGACAACGCCTTCTGCGCCGTCCGCCCGCCGGGCCACCACGCCACGCGTGACGAGACCATGGGCTTCTGCTTCTTCAACAACGTGGCCATTGCCGCGCGCCATGCGCTCGATGTGCGCGGACTCAAGCGCGTAGCCATCGTCGACTTCGACGTGCACCACGGCAACGGCACCGAAGACATCGTCGCCGGCGACGACCGCATCCTGATGGTGAGCTTTTTCCAGCACCCGCTGTACCCCTACTGCGGCGGCGTGCCCAAGGGCGAGAACATGGTCAACCTCCCCATCCCGCCCTACACGCGCGGCATGGAGATCCGCGACATGATCGAAGCGATGTGGATGCCGCGGCTCGAGGCCTTCAAGCCACAGATGATCTTCATCTCGGCCGGTTTTGACGCCCATCGTGAAGACGAGCTCGGCCAGCTCGGTCTGGTCGAGGCCGACTACGAATGGATCACGCGGCGCGTGAAAGACGTGGCCGACCGGCATGCCCAGGGCCGCATCGTCTCGTGCCTCGAAGGCGGCTACGCGCTGGGCGCGCTGTCGCGCAGCGTGGCCACGCACCTGCGCGTGCTGGCCGACCTGTAG
- a CDS encoding MoxR family ATPase: MNTSLATRLTQLTDQISTIIVGKRPQVRDCVACLLAGGHLLIEDVPGVGKTTLAHALAVSLGLRFSRTQFTADLMPADLIGVSVYERSKEAFVFHPGPVFAQVLLADEINRAGPKTQSALLEAMEEHQVTVEGETRALPRPFFVIATQNPTDQLGTYPLPESQLDRFLMCLTLGYPDKASERALLAGIDRREAIAELKAVMTPEELMAAQQEVLKVHASDALLDYLQALIAATRSGAWFVDGLSPRAGIAVLRAAKAHALLDQRDYVAPDDVQAILVQTVAHRLVPVAGAGRGAREQVRAMIEAVPLA; this comes from the coding sequence ATGAACACGAGCCTGGCGACACGACTCACCCAACTGACGGACCAGATTAGCACGATCATCGTCGGCAAGCGCCCCCAGGTGCGCGACTGCGTGGCCTGCCTCCTGGCAGGCGGCCACCTCCTCATCGAAGACGTGCCCGGCGTCGGAAAGACCACGCTGGCGCATGCCCTGGCCGTGTCGCTCGGCCTGCGCTTTTCCCGCACCCAGTTCACCGCCGACCTGATGCCGGCCGACCTGATCGGCGTGAGCGTCTACGAGCGCAGCAAGGAGGCCTTCGTCTTCCACCCGGGCCCGGTGTTCGCACAGGTGCTGCTGGCCGATGAGATCAACCGCGCCGGCCCCAAGACGCAGAGCGCGCTGCTCGAAGCGATGGAAGAGCACCAGGTGACGGTGGAGGGCGAAACCCGCGCCCTGCCGCGTCCCTTCTTCGTGATCGCCACGCAGAACCCGACCGACCAGCTCGGCACCTACCCGCTGCCCGAGTCGCAGCTCGACCGCTTCCTGATGTGCCTGACGCTCGGCTACCCCGACAAGGCGAGCGAGCGAGCGCTGCTCGCCGGCATCGACCGCCGCGAGGCCATCGCCGAACTGAAGGCGGTGATGACGCCCGAGGAGCTGATGGCTGCGCAGCAGGAGGTGCTGAAGGTGCATGCGAGCGACGCCCTGCTCGACTACCTGCAGGCGCTGATCGCCGCCACACGCAGCGGTGCGTGGTTCGTCGATGGCTTGAGCCCGCGCGCCGGCATCGCCGTCCTGCGCGCCGCGAAGGCGCACGCCCTGCTCGACCAGCGCGACTATGTGGCGCCCGACGACGTGCAGGCCATCCTCGTGCAGACGGTCGCGCACCGCCTGGTGCCCGTTGCCGGCGCTGGCCGCGGGGCCCGCGAGCAGGTGCGGGCGATGATCGAGGCCGTGCCGCTGGCCTGA
- a CDS encoding DUF58 domain-containing protein, whose translation MSSIAAPLRSVLHPAAAVRRRFRAWWQARLPRTDTLLLTQRNIYILPTRAGLMFGVTLVVLLLASINYQLSLGYVLTFLLAGSGIVSMHVTHNTLRGLTLHLRPPSAVFAGTSALLDVTLTSAGRARFGIGLSLESTPGKAVAWTDVPEGGQSSAQVSFVPPQRGRHDVPTIQIETRFPLGLFRAWAIWRPAAQVLVYPRLEQPAAPLPAAHPVPGGPAARRSTDGGEVEGVRSYRRGDPLKMVLWKKAARTLETTGELVSRDTSASVQHQLWLDWSHCTGLAPEDRLSRLATWVVAANRAGADHGLRLPGVEIAPGQGEAQRKECLEALALWS comes from the coding sequence ATGAGCAGCATCGCCGCTCCCTTGCGCAGCGTGCTCCACCCGGCCGCCGCCGTGCGCAGACGCTTTCGCGCCTGGTGGCAGGCGCGCCTGCCGCGCACCGACACGCTGTTGCTGACCCAGCGCAACATCTACATCCTGCCCACGCGCGCCGGCCTGATGTTCGGCGTGACGCTCGTGGTGCTGCTGCTGGCGTCGATCAACTACCAGCTGAGCCTGGGCTACGTCCTCACGTTCCTCTTGGCGGGCAGCGGCATCGTCTCGATGCACGTCACCCACAACACGCTGCGCGGGCTCACGCTGCACCTGCGACCGCCCAGCGCCGTCTTCGCCGGCACCTCCGCCCTGCTCGACGTGACGCTCACGAGCGCCGGCCGCGCGCGCTTCGGCATCGGCCTCTCTCTCGAATCGACCCCCGGCAAGGCGGTGGCCTGGACCGACGTGCCCGAGGGTGGCCAGTCGAGCGCGCAGGTGAGCTTCGTGCCGCCGCAGCGTGGCCGTCACGACGTGCCGACGATCCAGATCGAGACGCGCTTTCCGCTCGGTCTCTTTCGTGCCTGGGCGATCTGGCGCCCGGCCGCGCAGGTGCTGGTCTACCCACGGCTGGAGCAACCCGCCGCCCCGCTGCCTGCCGCGCACCCCGTGCCCGGCGGCCCGGCCGCGCGGCGCAGCACCGACGGAGGAGAAGTCGAGGGCGTGCGCAGCTACCGCCGCGGCGATCCGCTGAAGATGGTGCTCTGGAAGAAAGCCGCCCGCACGCTGGAGACGACGGGGGAACTCGTCAGCCGCGACACCAGCGCCTCGGTGCAGCACCAGCTGTGGCTGGACTGGAGCCACTGCACGGGGCTTGCGCCGGAAGACCGCCTGTCGCGTCTCGCCACCTGGGTGGTGGCCGCGAACCGCGCTGGCGCCGACCACGGCCTGCGCCTGCCCGGCGTCGAGATCGCGCCGGGCCAGGGTGAAGCGCAACGCAAGGAATGCCTGGAGGCACTGGCGCTGTGGAGCTGA
- a CDS encoding DUF3488 and transglutaminase-like domain-containing protein — MELTTPPRLGLAARWRHLPREARDTLFLLAVIGWTVLPHVNHLPLWCTALTAVVLLWRTRLALTNAPLPSRWVLIAVLALAAGLTLWSYRTIFGKEPGVTLAVVLMALKTLELRARRDAFVVFFLGFFLVLTHFLFSQSLLVAAAMLGSVWGLLTALVLAHMPVGQPSLSSASRLALRTALLGAPVMVLLFLLFPRMGPLWGVPQDGLVKTGLSNTMRMGTVAEIALDDSIAMRVRFFGNPPAPETLYFRGPVLSNFDGRTWTTGIASSAPARDELRATSPGLDYEITAEPTRLFLIPTLEATSAIEPIDGLTARRRDTLSWGTDRLVFNRVRFKATAHTRFEHGPQQRSPSLRENVLLPNGYNPRTLAWARELGDHPRMANADAPALAQAVMQHIRTAGFTYTLAPGVYGETDERVALDEFWLDRKEGFCEHFAAAFVVIMRALDVPARVVTGFQGADPMPIDGYYIVRQSHAHAWAEYWVEGRGWVRADPTAAVAPDRIVRSRNLVPAPGFVAGAISNVNPELLAQLRQTWETLNNRWNQWVLNYSRGQQLDLMKQLGFDSPSWQDVALLLIGILSGLALLGASWAWWDRHRQDPWARQAMQMRRSLRLLGLAALPHEAPRTLAAQVHQQYGELGAAVAGQLMALERQRYGHAPLTRPSAQWLRALRGEVRALRRSAQHAPR, encoded by the coding sequence GTGGAGCTGACGACACCTCCCCGACTCGGCTTGGCGGCCCGCTGGCGCCACCTGCCGCGCGAAGCACGCGACACGCTGTTCCTGCTGGCCGTGATCGGCTGGACGGTCCTGCCCCACGTGAACCACCTGCCGCTGTGGTGCACCGCGCTCACGGCCGTGGTGCTGCTGTGGCGCACGCGCCTGGCCCTCACCAACGCGCCGCTGCCCAGCCGCTGGGTGCTGATCGCCGTGCTGGCGCTGGCCGCGGGGCTCACGCTCTGGTCCTACCGCACGATCTTCGGCAAGGAGCCCGGCGTCACGCTCGCGGTGGTGCTGATGGCCTTGAAGACGCTGGAGCTGCGGGCGCGGCGCGACGCCTTCGTCGTGTTCTTCCTCGGCTTCTTCCTCGTGCTCACGCACTTTCTCTTTTCGCAGTCGCTGCTCGTGGCGGCGGCGATGCTCGGCTCGGTCTGGGGCTTGCTGACCGCCCTGGTGCTCGCCCACATGCCGGTGGGCCAGCCCAGCCTGAGCAGCGCCAGCCGGCTCGCGCTGCGCACCGCGCTGCTGGGCGCGCCGGTGATGGTGCTGCTGTTCCTGCTGTTTCCGCGGATGGGGCCGCTGTGGGGCGTGCCACAGGATGGGCTGGTCAAGACCGGCCTGTCCAACACCATGCGGATGGGCACCGTGGCCGAGATCGCGCTCGACGACTCCATTGCCATGCGGGTGCGCTTCTTCGGCAACCCACCCGCACCCGAGACCCTGTATTTCAGAGGCCCCGTGCTTTCCAACTTCGACGGCCGCACCTGGACGACAGGCATTGCCTCGAGCGCGCCGGCACGAGACGAGCTGCGAGCGACGAGCCCGGGCCTCGACTACGAGATCACCGCAGAACCCACACGCCTCTTTCTCATTCCGACACTCGAAGCCACGAGTGCGATCGAGCCCATCGACGGGCTCACGGCGCGTCGGCGCGACACCCTGAGCTGGGGCACCGACCGGTTGGTGTTCAACCGCGTCAGGTTCAAGGCCACGGCGCACACCCGCTTCGAGCATGGGCCCCAGCAGCGCAGCCCCAGCCTGCGCGAGAACGTCTTGCTGCCCAACGGCTACAACCCGCGCACGCTCGCGTGGGCCCGCGAGCTGGGCGACCACCCTCGCATGGCCAACGCCGACGCGCCGGCCCTGGCCCAGGCGGTGATGCAGCACATCCGCACGGCCGGCTTCACCTACACGCTGGCGCCCGGCGTCTATGGTGAAACCGACGAGCGCGTGGCGCTCGATGAGTTCTGGCTCGACCGCAAGGAAGGATTCTGCGAGCACTTCGCAGCGGCCTTCGTCGTGATCATGCGCGCGCTCGACGTGCCCGCTCGCGTGGTCACCGGATTCCAGGGCGCCGACCCGATGCCGATCGACGGCTACTACATCGTGCGCCAGAGCCATGCCCATGCCTGGGCCGAGTACTGGGTCGAGGGCCGCGGCTGGGTGCGCGCCGACCCCACCGCCGCTGTCGCCCCCGACCGCATCGTGCGCAGCCGCAACCTCGTGCCTGCGCCGGGTTTCGTCGCCGGCGCCATCAGCAACGTCAACCCCGAGCTGCTGGCCCAGCTGCGCCAGACGTGGGAAACCCTCAACAACCGCTGGAACCAGTGGGTGCTCAACTACTCGCGCGGCCAGCAGCTCGATCTGATGAAGCAGCTCGGCTTCGACTCGCCGAGCTGGCAGGACGTGGCCCTGTTGCTCATCGGCATCTTGAGCGGCCTGGCCCTGCTCGGCGCCAGCTGGGCCTGGTGGGATCGCCACCGGCAGGACCCTTGGGCCCGCCAGGCGATGCAGATGCGTCGCAGCCTGCGCCTGCTCGGCCTGGCCGCGCTGCCGCACGAAGCGCCCCGCACCCTGGCAGCGCAGGTGCATCAGCAATACGGCGAGCTCGGAGCGGCCGTTGCGGGCCAGTTGATGGCGCTGGAGCGGCAGCGCTACGGGCACGCGCCGCTCACGCGACCTTCTGCGCAATGGCTGCGTGCGCTGCGGGGAGAAGTGCGTGCACTGCGCCGGAGTGCGCAGCACGCCCCGCGATAA
- the mltB gene encoding lytic murein transglycosylase B translates to MSLSLRLPLSRRALPALFAALLTCSTWVAATEAKKPRAPARSDSEPDLVTYGQREDVMRFATELAERRGLDAAWVKSVLAEARYVPNVARFIMPPPTGTAKNWAAYRARFVEPLRIRTGLAFWRENEKWLQRAEEMYGVPPEIVVGVVGVETLYGRHMGNFRVLDALATLSFDFPTGRKDRSAFFRDELEQLFVLAHSEKVDPRQLKGSYAGAMGMGQFMPSSWNKYAVDFDGDGRVDLHASPADVIGSIAHYLAEFGWQRGVPTRFEVSLPVDLADRAALLEPDIKPTFTAQQFAEKGAGLPAAGREFTGLLALVELHNGDAAPSYVAGTSNFYAVTRYNWSSYYAMAVIDLGEAIGLVKHKVDR, encoded by the coding sequence ATGTCGCTCTCGCTACGTTTGCCGCTCTCGCGCCGCGCACTGCCCGCCCTGTTCGCAGCCCTCCTGACTTGCAGCACCTGGGTGGCCGCCACCGAAGCGAAGAAACCGCGCGCCCCGGCCAGGTCGGACAGCGAACCCGACCTCGTCACCTACGGCCAGCGGGAAGACGTGATGCGCTTCGCCACCGAGCTCGCCGAACGCCGCGGCCTCGATGCTGCCTGGGTCAAGAGCGTGCTGGCCGAGGCCCGCTACGTGCCCAACGTGGCCAGGTTCATCATGCCGCCGCCCACGGGCACTGCGAAGAACTGGGCCGCCTACCGCGCGCGCTTCGTGGAGCCGCTGCGCATCCGCACCGGCCTCGCCTTCTGGCGCGAGAACGAGAAGTGGCTGCAGCGCGCCGAAGAGATGTACGGCGTGCCGCCCGAGATCGTGGTCGGCGTGGTCGGCGTCGAGACGCTGTACGGCCGCCACATGGGCAACTTCCGCGTGCTGGACGCGCTGGCCACGCTGTCCTTCGATTTTCCGACCGGCCGCAAGGACCGAAGCGCCTTCTTCCGCGATGAACTCGAGCAGCTCTTCGTGCTCGCCCACAGCGAGAAGGTCGACCCGCGCCAGCTGAAGGGCAGCTACGCCGGAGCGATGGGCATGGGCCAGTTCATGCCGAGCAGCTGGAACAAGTACGCCGTCGACTTCGATGGCGACGGGCGCGTGGACCTGCACGCCAGCCCAGCCGACGTGATCGGCAGCATTGCGCACTATCTGGCCGAGTTCGGCTGGCAGCGTGGCGTGCCCACGCGCTTCGAAGTGTCGCTGCCCGTCGACCTGGCGGACCGCGCCGCCTTGCTCGAGCCGGACATCAAGCCCACCTTCACCGCCCAGCAGTTCGCGGAGAAAGGGGCCGGCCTCCCGGCGGCCGGCCGCGAGTTCACGGGCCTCCTGGCGCTGGTCGAGCTGCACAACGGCGACGCCGCGCCCAGCTATGTGGCGGGCACGTCCAACTTCTACGCGGTGACCCGCTACAACTGGTCGAGCTACTACGCGATGGCCGTCATCGACCTCGGCGAGGCGATCGGGCTGGTCAAGCACAAGGTTGACCGGTAG
- a CDS encoding FAD/NAD(P)-binding protein, with protein sequence MGPRGLTVLERIVANERVRKSANIEIFIFDPHPPGVGCHDPEQEEYLLVNTVAGQITQFSDSSVVGAGPILEGPSFYQWLEEQRSSKLSGRWSGQAISPDKYYSRALFGRYLYWVYHYLAALAPSHVQINLVQESILDADRLAEDSWVISTKSGSFCVNYLFLTTGHTKPAGKSAAAFNTSSQSTQVIDDPYPIRSTTAPITADMTVAIEGMGLTMFDVLGALTTGRGGRFVQDDEGRMRYLPSGQEPRLVAYSRSGLPLTARAVNQKGVSIQYKARFLVADKVRAMRAGRKLDFVTDIFPLLLADMQFAYYEAYLRERRDPVTSMLFCNQFLCADVAEREALIRQYVPEADRFSWDQLVNPITDDALATPEDFHEWLMEHLRQDLREAYKGNVQGPLKAACDVVRDLRDNLRAAIDHGGLTEASHRWLLAEFNPIMNRIAVGPPSSRIAELLALVEAGVLDVSYGPGAACKQMKAGERMRVVSKHWPDKSTAIDVLIKARISMHSPADDSSPLLRSLLKAGYLRLFHNGGFHPGGIEVTREFNWVTTSGQPIDNAWALGIPTEGVKFYTFVVPRSGVNSTAIVDAGRAVTKMISMITGHAPAPQDEAIDTAVPTTEYASAFASLYGALS encoded by the coding sequence ATGGGCCCGCGCGGGTTGACGGTTCTGGAGCGCATAGTCGCCAACGAACGGGTCAGAAAATCCGCCAATATTGAAATCTTCATCTTCGACCCCCACCCCCCTGGCGTGGGTTGCCACGATCCGGAGCAAGAAGAATATCTGCTGGTCAATACCGTGGCCGGCCAGATCACCCAGTTCTCCGATTCCTCCGTCGTGGGCGCCGGTCCCATCCTGGAAGGACCTTCGTTCTACCAGTGGCTGGAAGAGCAGCGCAGCAGCAAGCTGTCCGGCCGTTGGTCGGGTCAGGCCATTTCCCCGGACAAGTACTACTCGCGTGCCCTGTTTGGGCGATATCTGTATTGGGTTTACCACTATCTCGCGGCGCTGGCCCCGTCGCATGTGCAGATAAACCTCGTGCAGGAATCCATCCTCGACGCCGATCGGCTGGCCGAGGATTCATGGGTCATTTCCACCAAGAGTGGCTCTTTCTGCGTCAACTATCTGTTTCTCACCACCGGCCACACAAAACCTGCCGGGAAATCAGCGGCTGCGTTCAACACGTCGTCGCAATCCACCCAGGTTATTGACGACCCGTATCCCATCCGGTCCACCACGGCCCCCATCACGGCCGACATGACGGTCGCCATCGAAGGCATGGGCCTGACCATGTTCGACGTGCTGGGCGCCCTGACCACCGGCCGCGGTGGCCGCTTCGTACAAGACGACGAAGGCCGCATGCGCTACCTGCCTTCGGGTCAGGAGCCGCGCCTGGTGGCGTACTCGCGCTCCGGCCTGCCGCTGACCGCCCGCGCGGTCAACCAGAAAGGCGTGTCGATCCAGTACAAGGCGCGCTTCCTGGTGGCCGACAAGGTGCGCGCCATGCGCGCCGGCCGCAAGCTCGACTTCGTGACCGACATCTTCCCGCTGCTGCTGGCCGACATGCAGTTCGCCTACTACGAGGCCTACCTGCGCGAGCGCCGCGATCCGGTCACCTCCATGCTCTTCTGCAACCAGTTCCTGTGTGCAGACGTCGCCGAGCGCGAAGCGCTGATCCGCCAGTACGTGCCTGAAGCCGACCGCTTCTCGTGGGACCAGCTCGTCAACCCGATCACCGACGACGCCCTGGCCACGCCGGAAGACTTCCACGAGTGGCTGATGGAGCACCTGCGGCAGGACCTGCGCGAGGCCTACAAGGGCAACGTGCAAGGCCCGCTGAAGGCTGCCTGCGACGTGGTGCGCGACCTGCGCGACAACCTGCGCGCCGCCATCGACCACGGCGGCCTGACCGAGGCGTCGCACCGGTGGCTGCTGGCGGAGTTCAACCCCATCATGAACCGCATCGCGGTCGGCCCGCCGTCGTCGCGCATTGCCGAACTGCTGGCGCTGGTCGAAGCCGGTGTGCTCGATGTGAGCTACGGCCCTGGCGCCGCCTGCAAGCAGATGAAGGCTGGCGAGCGCATGCGAGTCGTCTCGAAGCACTGGCCCGACAAGAGCACGGCGATCGATGTGCTCATCAAGGCCCGCATTTCCATGCACAGCCCCGCCGACGATTCGTCGCCGCTGCTGCGCAGCCTGCTCAAGGCCGGCTACCTGCGCCTCTTCCACAACGGCGGTTTCCATCCCGGCGGCATCGAGGTCACCCGCGAATTCAATTGGGTCACCACCAGCGGTCAGCCGATCGACAACGCCTGGGCGCTGGGCATTCCCACCGAAGGCGTCAAGTTCTACACCTTCGTGGTGCCCCGCTCCGGCGTCAACTCCACCGCGATCGTTGATGCCGGGCGAGCCGTCACCAAGATGATCTCGATGATCACCGGCCACGCGCCTGCGCCTCAGGACGAGGCGATCGACACGGCCGTTCCGACGACGGAGTACGCCTCCGCCTTTGCTTCCCTGTATGGCGCGTTGTCCTGA
- a CDS encoding YbfB/YjiJ family MFS transporter, protein MLQAALNRLSLAGLSATLIGNGIGRFAFIALMPALIDAGWFTKGEASQLSVATLLGYVLGAWASDWLGRRYAVATLLRWSMLICSVSFFACAFRDAPLAWYYAWRTAAGFCGAILMVLPAPVVLPQHDPAIRGKASGIVFSGIGLGAVLSGLLVPVLIAGVGVGIIWGDEVLPLAFRGVEGAWLGMGAVCLALTVSAWHQWPPEASEPPAATADGAPAPKEEIPAEARWTVWLILAAHGLNAMGYLAHTMFWVDYIVREQGRSLAMGGFMWSMFGVGAAIGPLLTGSLADKFGLKRCLIAGFALKAVAAAMPWWSSSVPALFISSILMGIFTPGIVALISAYALETVGAKLHRRAWGLATFSFSITQAGGGFLMATAAPHLDSYHPLFLASAMALLGSIACVLMIRKPDAAVEEVAAVSPEPGATSDSPPHESNLYPNATAVEK, encoded by the coding sequence ATGCTGCAGGCCGCGCTGAACCGCCTGAGCCTGGCAGGCCTGTCCGCCACGCTGATCGGCAACGGCATCGGCCGGTTCGCGTTCATTGCCCTGATGCCTGCGCTCATCGACGCGGGCTGGTTCACGAAAGGCGAGGCCTCGCAGCTGAGCGTGGCCACCCTGCTCGGCTACGTGCTTGGCGCCTGGGCGTCCGACTGGCTCGGCCGCCGCTACGCGGTGGCGACCTTGCTCCGCTGGTCGATGCTCATCTGCTCGGTGAGCTTCTTCGCCTGCGCCTTCCGCGACGCACCGCTCGCCTGGTACTACGCCTGGCGCACCGCGGCCGGCTTCTGCGGCGCCATCCTGATGGTGCTGCCGGCGCCGGTGGTGCTGCCCCAGCACGACCCGGCGATCCGCGGCAAGGCCAGCGGCATCGTCTTCTCGGGCATCGGGCTCGGCGCCGTGCTGTCGGGCCTCTTGGTGCCGGTGTTGATCGCCGGCGTGGGCGTCGGGATCATCTGGGGCGACGAGGTGCTGCCCCTCGCCTTCCGGGGCGTCGAAGGCGCCTGGCTCGGCATGGGCGCGGTCTGCCTCGCGCTCACGGTCTCGGCCTGGCACCAGTGGCCGCCCGAAGCGAGCGAACCGCCGGCCGCCACCGCCGACGGTGCACCGGCGCCGAAAGAGGAAATCCCGGCCGAGGCCCGCTGGACGGTCTGGCTGATCCTCGCCGCGCACGGCCTCAATGCCATGGGCTACCTCGCGCACACCATGTTCTGGGTCGACTACATCGTGCGCGAGCAAGGCAGGTCGCTCGCGATGGGCGGCTTCATGTGGTCGATGTTCGGCGTGGGCGCGGCCATCGGCCCGTTGCTCACCGGAAGCCTGGCCGACAAGTTCGGCCTCAAGCGCTGCCTGATCGCGGGCTTCGCGCTGAAGGCGGTCGCCGCCGCCATGCCCTGGTGGAGCAGCAGCGTGCCGGCGCTGTTCATCTCATCCATCCTGATGGGAATCTTCACCCCCGGCATCGTGGCGCTGATCTCGGCCTATGCGCTGGAGACGGTTGGTGCCAAACTCCACCGCCGTGCGTGGGGCCTGGCCACCTTCAGCTTCTCGATCACGCAGGCTGGCGGCGGTTTCCTGATGGCCACGGCCGCACCGCACCTCGATTCCTATCACCCGCTGTTCCTCGCCAGTGCGATGGCCTTGCTCGGATCCATCGCCTGCGTCCTCATGATCCGCAAGCCTGACGCCGCGGTCGAAGAAGTTGCTGCAGTTTCCCCCGAGCCTGGCGCCACGAGCGACAGCCCTCCACACGAAAGCAACCTGTATCCGAATGCGACCGCGGTGGAGAAATAG